The following are encoded in a window of Halosolutus halophilus genomic DNA:
- a CDS encoding universal stress protein — translation MVHPQETPARDLLAHVLVPVANDEDARVTARALEPYDPTHVTALHVVEKGEGVPDKTPVEQSEELAADSFAAVREVFPDADDHVAYDRNVAESIFDAADEVDASAIAYRAREGGRLARFLSGDLSLKLVTRADRPVIALPRADGGED, via the coding sequence ATGGTCCACCCACAGGAGACCCCTGCCCGTGATCTGCTCGCTCACGTCCTCGTCCCGGTCGCAAACGACGAGGACGCTCGGGTCACGGCCCGCGCGCTCGAACCGTACGACCCGACCCACGTCACGGCACTCCACGTCGTCGAAAAGGGCGAGGGCGTGCCGGACAAGACCCCGGTCGAACAGTCCGAGGAACTGGCTGCGGACTCGTTCGCCGCCGTACGAGAGGTGTTTCCCGACGCCGACGATCACGTCGCGTACGACAGGAACGTCGCCGAGTCGATCTTCGACGCCGCCGACGAGGTCGACGCGAGTGCGATCGCGTACCGGGCGCGCGAGGGCGGTCGGCTCGCGAGGTTCCTGTCCGGCGATCTGTCACTGAAGCTCGTTACACGGGCCGATCGGCCCGTTATCGCGCTTCCGCGCGCCGACGGTGGCGAGGACTGA
- a CDS encoding RICIN domain-containing protein has product MTNPNTPPAAMESKADSVAGHTAADDSGGNGPPRRKVLKLAGTTVAATTGIAAFSGNAAALSCGDYLDAWTGYPHLYYGRLNSVRGGMTYRLVNSDYPDKVMDVEGASTDNGADVHLWDWDGGDNQKWQIDWAGDGWRLTAQHSGKVLEVEASSQDDGANVQQWEWLDNDNQKFDIFLTDGNGDLRLEAQHSGKVVDADNYEGDNGTKIFQWDWWGGENQQWSPEFVDNDGTLVIFTHGWLEEIGGTAQDQAYTAEDALRNEGVNVPVIGNKYDSKTLDWWDAKEEAKNAGNYFGDWLSGFIDRNPNVTIRVMGHSLGAMMTLTALNRLSDHGKRIATLDLVGGAVDHDSIEDTWADGVQNAAGEVHNYHSYNDGVLDVIYEVGEWDDALGYSGAEGWTPGNYYDHDVSDDVGSHCEYFKRDGCMHHVVANW; this is encoded by the coding sequence ATGACAAACCCTAACACACCACCAGCAGCAATGGAATCGAAGGCGGACTCAGTCGCGGGCCACACGGCGGCCGACGACAGCGGGGGCAACGGCCCGCCGCGACGGAAGGTCCTGAAGCTCGCCGGAACGACCGTGGCGGCGACGACCGGTATCGCGGCGTTCTCCGGGAACGCGGCGGCGCTCAGCTGCGGCGACTATCTCGACGCTTGGACTGGCTACCCCCACCTGTACTACGGACGCCTCAACAGCGTTCGGGGCGGGATGACCTACCGTCTCGTGAATTCGGACTACCCGGACAAAGTGATGGACGTCGAAGGGGCGTCTACCGACAACGGGGCCGACGTTCACCTCTGGGACTGGGACGGCGGCGACAACCAGAAGTGGCAGATCGATTGGGCCGGCGATGGCTGGCGATTGACCGCCCAGCACAGCGGAAAAGTGTTGGAGGTGGAAGCCTCCTCCCAGGACGACGGCGCGAACGTCCAGCAGTGGGAGTGGCTGGACAACGATAACCAGAAGTTCGACATCTTCCTCACGGACGGCAACGGCGACCTCAGACTCGAAGCCCAACACAGCGGCAAGGTGGTCGACGCCGACAACTACGAAGGCGATAACGGCACCAAAATCTTCCAGTGGGACTGGTGGGGTGGCGAGAACCAGCAGTGGTCCCCCGAGTTCGTCGACAACGACGGGACGTTGGTCATCTTCACGCACGGGTGGCTCGAGGAGATCGGCGGCACCGCCCAGGACCAGGCCTACACGGCAGAGGACGCCCTCAGGAACGAGGGCGTGAACGTCCCCGTCATCGGCAACAAGTACGATTCCAAGACGTTAGACTGGTGGGATGCCAAGGAGGAGGCCAAGAACGCCGGGAACTACTTCGGCGACTGGCTCTCGGGGTTCATCGACCGGAATCCGAACGTGACGATTCGTGTCATGGGCCACTCCCTTGGTGCGATGATGACGTTGACGGCGCTGAACCGGCTGTCCGACCACGGGAAGCGCATCGCCACCCTCGACCTGGTGGGCGGCGCGGTCGACCACGACTCCATCGAGGACACCTGGGCCGACGGCGTCCAGAACGCCGCGGGCGAGGTGCACAACTACCACAGCTACAACGACGGCGTCCTCGACGTCATCTACGAGGTCGGCGAGTGGGACGATGCATTGGGGTACTCCGGTGCCGAGGGCTGGACGCCCGGCAACTACTACGATCACGACGTCTCCGACGACGTCGGCTCGCACTGCGAGTACTTCAAGCGCGACGGCTGCATGCACCACGTCGTCGCCAACTGGTGA
- a CDS encoding transcription factor, whose translation MAFEDLLEDPVIQKYLHELVGPKGMPVAAAPPDGEVTDEELAEELDLELNDVRRALFILYENDLATYRRLRDEDSGWLTYLWTFEYDNIPENLEEEMYRLHEALEDRREYERNHEFYLCEICSIRFEFGEAMDFGFECPECGSPVESMDNDRLVNAMDDRLEALEDELNIDAEA comes from the coding sequence ATGGCTTTTGAGGACCTGCTCGAGGATCCAGTCATCCAGAAGTACTTGCACGAGCTGGTCGGTCCCAAAGGGATGCCCGTCGCGGCGGCACCGCCGGACGGGGAAGTAACCGACGAGGAGCTCGCCGAGGAACTCGACCTCGAGTTGAACGACGTGCGCCGGGCGCTGTTCATTCTCTACGAGAACGACCTGGCGACGTACCGTCGGCTCCGGGACGAGGATTCGGGGTGGCTCACCTACCTCTGGACCTTCGAGTACGACAACATTCCGGAGAATTTAGAAGAGGAGATGTACCGGCTCCACGAGGCCCTGGAGGACCGCCGGGAGTACGAGCGCAACCACGAGTTCTACCTCTGTGAGATCTGCTCGATCCGCTTCGAGTTCGGCGAGGCGATGGACTTCGGCTTCGAGTGTCCCGAGTGTGGCTCGCCGGTCGAATCGATGGACAACGACCGACTCGTCAACGCGATGGACGATCGACTCGAGGCACTCGAGGACGAACTCAACATCGACGCGGAAGCCTGA
- a CDS encoding DUF2110 family protein, which produces MVVLATKLYVEGDARDRALDSLRSLVDNEIGDLDVEYEVGIRHDDFPSVTIDGDDAVVARNVLREEFGEIVPDLEAGETYVGTLESWDDDGFALDAGQGEGVRIPAAELGLGPGSPGQIRERYGLVQHVPLRFVYEDPDAEGKSRLADEEVDRLYEWTRGTGRLNVNSATRAEVRATLNRAGHAQDYVTVERLGLLEQSVLCTEDTDPPGLLASVGEYLPAELRCVVP; this is translated from the coding sequence ATGGTCGTACTCGCAACCAAACTGTACGTCGAGGGTGACGCCCGTGATCGAGCACTGGACTCGCTGCGATCGCTCGTCGACAACGAGATCGGCGACCTCGACGTCGAGTACGAGGTCGGGATCCGCCACGACGACTTCCCGTCGGTGACGATCGACGGCGACGACGCGGTCGTCGCACGAAACGTCCTGCGGGAGGAGTTCGGCGAGATCGTCCCCGACCTCGAGGCCGGCGAGACCTACGTCGGCACGCTCGAGTCGTGGGACGACGACGGGTTCGCCCTCGACGCCGGGCAGGGCGAGGGAGTCCGCATTCCGGCGGCCGAACTCGGACTCGGTCCCGGGTCCCCGGGCCAGATCCGGGAGCGGTACGGACTGGTCCAGCACGTGCCGCTGCGGTTCGTGTACGAGGATCCGGACGCGGAAGGGAAATCGCGGCTCGCCGACGAGGAAGTCGATCGGCTCTACGAGTGGACTCGCGGCACCGGACGGCTCAACGTCAACAGCGCGACGCGCGCGGAGGTGCGGGCCACGCTCAACCGGGCCGGACACGCCCAGGACTACGTCACCGTCGAGCGACTCGGGTTGCTCGAACAGAGCGTCCTCTGTACCGAAGATACCGATCCGCCGGGCCTCCTCGCGAGCGTCGGCGAGTACCTGCCGGCGGAACTGCGATGTGTCGTCCCCTAG
- a CDS encoding DUF5803 family protein, translating to MNRRFALAILAVALLVSIAGCSTIFGGISDEELDRDEEYDDLRDSDADVAIDVEGGGLIGDGEFRAVYDLNETDELSLYRSSFYRDEAFDIHSVRYWYPNGTVLTGSELDVDQGRSSTEVAVPDGNGTLAFSGDAGSKTFRLPAFVTGSYEVTLPEDHRTTNFLFGDVNPGGYERETVDGDRERLVWEEVDSTISIRFYHARDITLFAGLVGTVVLLGGVGIGYYYRKVKRLREQREELGLDVDVEDDSDDGPPPGLR from the coding sequence ATGAACCGACGGTTCGCTCTCGCCATCCTCGCGGTCGCACTCCTCGTGTCGATAGCCGGCTGTTCGACGATCTTCGGCGGTATCTCCGACGAGGAACTCGACCGCGACGAGGAGTACGACGACCTCAGGGACAGCGACGCCGACGTCGCGATCGACGTCGAGGGTGGCGGACTGATCGGGGACGGCGAGTTCCGCGCGGTCTACGATCTCAACGAGACCGACGAACTCTCGCTGTACCGCTCGTCGTTCTACCGGGACGAGGCCTTCGATATCCACAGCGTCCGGTACTGGTATCCCAACGGGACGGTACTGACGGGCTCGGAACTCGACGTCGACCAGGGCCGATCGAGTACCGAGGTCGCCGTGCCGGACGGTAACGGCACCCTCGCGTTCTCGGGAGACGCGGGCAGCAAGACCTTCCGTCTGCCGGCGTTCGTGACGGGATCCTACGAGGTGACGCTCCCGGAAGACCACCGGACGACGAACTTCCTGTTCGGCGACGTCAATCCGGGCGGCTACGAGCGTGAGACGGTCGACGGCGACCGGGAACGACTGGTCTGGGAGGAGGTGGATAGCACGATCTCGATTCGGTTCTATCACGCCCGGGACATCACGCTGTTCGCCGGGCTCGTGGGAACGGTCGTCCTGCTCGGCGGTGTCGGGATCGGCTACTACTACCGGAAGGTCAAACGACTCCGCGAACAGCGAGAGGAACTGGGGTTAGACGTCGACGTGGAGGACGATTCGGACGACGGCCCGCCGCCAGGCTTGCGGTAG
- a CDS encoding chemotaxis protein CheW, translated as MAPDLPEKLLGINIDDADEQGGESDGSEDEDSHQRFVFVGIGEHRFALPVDEVKTITKVPEDLTRVPRSPPAIEGVTDLRGDITVVVEPRVHFPVTDDRPERERLLVFDRTADQQSAAIRIDEVIGVDSIPERDVLDETVVEERDLSGDALEHPLVEALVEQQREPEITAGNVVATEATADEGSGIDTGAPTGPGGVTALSSRGQSVGRGIDAIGETFDIDAEEGEEETVESEERTREILVEVTAVIDVDKLLLASGHTA; from the coding sequence ATGGCCCCGGATCTGCCTGAAAAGCTTCTCGGAATCAATATCGACGACGCCGACGAGCAAGGTGGGGAGTCGGACGGATCGGAGGACGAGGATTCACACCAGCGGTTCGTCTTCGTCGGAATCGGTGAACACAGATTCGCACTCCCGGTCGACGAGGTGAAGACGATCACGAAGGTCCCGGAGGACCTGACACGGGTGCCCCGCTCGCCGCCCGCGATCGAGGGCGTGACGGATCTCCGGGGCGACATCACTGTGGTGGTCGAACCGCGCGTCCACTTCCCGGTGACGGACGATCGACCGGAACGCGAACGGTTGCTGGTCTTCGATCGGACCGCGGACCAGCAGTCGGCGGCGATCCGGATCGACGAGGTGATCGGAGTCGATAGCATCCCGGAACGGGACGTCCTCGACGAGACGGTCGTCGAGGAGCGTGACCTGTCGGGCGACGCCCTCGAACATCCGCTCGTCGAGGCGCTGGTCGAACAGCAGCGCGAACCGGAGATCACTGCCGGGAACGTGGTCGCCACGGAGGCGACGGCCGACGAGGGAAGCGGCATCGACACCGGGGCTCCGACCGGGCCGGGTGGTGTAACCGCGCTGTCGTCGCGGGGCCAATCGGTCGGGAGGGGAATCGACGCTATCGGTGAGACGTTCGATATCGACGCCGAGGAGGGCGAAGAAGAGACAGTCGAGTCGGAGGAACGGACCCGGGAGATTCTCGTCGAGGTGACTGCAGTGATCGACGTGGACAAACTCCTGTTAGCGTCGGGCCACACCGCATGA
- the cheY gene encoding chemotaxis protein CheY yields MSTGVLIVDDSHFMRNLLRQILEQDYRILGEASNGAEAVKLYKEHDPDIVMMDIVMPKCNGIKATAAIKKLDPDARVIMCTSVGQREKMKLAVKAGADGYVTKPFEEPSVRKALSDVVAA; encoded by the coding sequence ATGTCGACAGGGGTGCTCATCGTGGACGACTCTCATTTTATGCGGAATTTACTCCGTCAGATCCTCGAACAGGATTACCGCATTCTCGGAGAGGCGTCCAACGGCGCTGAAGCAGTCAAACTGTACAAAGAACACGATCCGGACATCGTGATGATGGACATCGTGATGCCGAAATGTAACGGCATCAAGGCTACCGCGGCGATCAAGAAACTCGATCCTGACGCGCGCGTCATCATGTGTACGAGTGTCGGTCAGCGAGAGAAGATGAAACTCGCCGTGAAAGCCGGCGCGGACGGCTACGTCACGAAACCGTTCGAAGAACCCAGCGTCAGAAAGGCCCTCTCCGACGTCGTTGCTGCATGA
- the cheB gene encoding chemotaxis-specific protein-glutamate methyltransferase CheB: MTGVLVVDDSQFMRTVIGNALTDAGYDVETASNGSQAIEAVAEYDPDVVTMDVEMPELGGIDAVERIMATNPTLILMLSAYTESDSEASLDALERGAVDFLHKPDPGNPESKNIAHLAEEVVDKVDELAGADVSSLALARAAAAVHSTGRAGTTEAGGGVASARTAGTATEAGPASIPEPGPDPGPAGADEETEPVPIGGDPEADPTIVIGASTGGPKIVERLFTRFPAALGAKILVVQHMPIGFTGRFADRLDSLSEYDVGEVSDGDRIGPGEAVVAPGDHHLEVTGNTDGTVGLRLDDGPRIHGVRPAIDVTMETAAEAVDGPLCGVVLTGMGRDGAAGVEAIKTAGGYTIAQDEATSPVFGIPCQAIETGCIDDVAPADEIVEQIVDAFATDGENDD; the protein is encoded by the coding sequence ATGACGGGAGTACTCGTTGTCGACGACTCGCAGTTTATGCGGACAGTCATCGGCAACGCGCTCACCGACGCTGGCTACGACGTCGAAACGGCATCGAACGGCTCGCAGGCGATCGAGGCTGTCGCGGAGTACGATCCGGACGTCGTGACGATGGACGTCGAGATGCCCGAACTGGGTGGGATCGACGCCGTCGAGCGGATTATGGCGACGAACCCGACGCTGATTCTCATGCTCAGCGCGTATACCGAATCGGACTCGGAAGCGTCCCTCGACGCGCTAGAGCGCGGTGCAGTGGACTTCCTGCACAAGCCGGATCCCGGCAACCCGGAGTCGAAGAACATCGCACACCTCGCGGAGGAAGTCGTCGACAAGGTCGACGAACTCGCGGGCGCGGACGTGTCGTCGCTCGCTCTCGCCCGGGCCGCGGCAGCCGTCCACTCGACGGGCCGCGCCGGTACGACGGAGGCCGGTGGCGGTGTAGCGTCCGCGCGCACTGCAGGCACCGCCACCGAAGCCGGTCCGGCATCGATTCCCGAACCCGGTCCCGATCCGGGACCGGCGGGTGCCGACGAGGAGACCGAACCGGTTCCGATCGGCGGCGATCCGGAAGCCGATCCGACCATCGTGATCGGTGCGTCCACCGGCGGTCCGAAGATCGTCGAACGGCTGTTCACACGGTTTCCGGCGGCCCTGGGTGCGAAGATTCTCGTCGTCCAGCACATGCCAATCGGCTTTACCGGCCGGTTCGCCGATCGACTCGACTCGCTGAGCGAGTACGACGTCGGTGAAGTGTCGGACGGCGATCGAATCGGACCCGGCGAGGCGGTCGTCGCACCCGGCGATCACCACCTCGAAGTGACGGGAAACACCGACGGCACCGTCGGACTTCGACTGGACGACGGGCCGCGGATTCACGGCGTTCGGCCGGCTATCGACGTGACGATGGAGACGGCCGCCGAAGCGGTCGACGGCCCGCTCTGTGGCGTTGTGCTGACCGGAATGGGGCGTGACGGTGCCGCCGGCGTCGAGGCGATCAAGACTGCCGGTGGCTACACCATCGCCCAGGACGAGGCGACGAGTCCGGTCTTTGGCATCCCCTGTCAGGCGATCGAAACAGGTTGTATCGACGACGTCGCCCCCGCAGACGAAATCGTCGAACAGATCGTCGACGCGTTTGCAACGGACGGTGAGAACGATGACTGA
- a CDS encoding Hpt domain-containing protein, protein MTDYVTDFVQESDEQITELNNALLTLERDPDDDEAMENIFRIAHTLKGNCGAMGLESASDLAHAIEDLLDAVRTGALDVTPELMDVVFDAVDELETMIDEVEATGEIETDPSATIEALRSQFEKPSGSPSIDPPSESEIDDVLARFDPPADDDHDAYFVRLAITPDDEVNNGALVVEALIDAFDLIGTDPGRDRIDADRYGGSFDAAFGSAVGESAIRSGLEPVDEVADFEIVNVTGRFDAAGASGSDARAEGTALGSGTDAEDGDSSDELSNEEAQNLDVDELLDEFDEFDDLDEKVEELEDDDLEPFENMGDAGSFDDLLDEHDTDAGPGEPSVDAGPQEDGSAVDDAAEGADDEVDDASAVFEELKDEVEMVGFDELQDELEELEFDEFDDEDEVEMDDLLGDDVDLDDDSFLLDDPSDEAIDDVLVDADSSVEADDALVADSIESADSTETTTESDGAVDESGPDPDPAFDGDESAEAEASADRSIDDASAEDDSEPTADEQTADESAEDDSAQDDGPEDAPTADETHDAPAAGFDDADDEFAGTTAVADDASGTADEDDGDAVADDDPFEDDAAGTDFDDEVAEYDDGSFETTGADFEGADASAIDSTDFAVDEEDEFGTDAADDTFADEPFEDDTADQSIADDEFDTTEASFDAADASVDSFGADAVDTDGDDVVRIVDEPDLEIPDITVPEPSDRPDAEEQTGEIQSIRVDVEQIDSLLTLVEGLVTSRVRLRHAIDEGEDLQTIAKELDDLEDLTTDLQETVMDVRLVPLETVANRLPRVVRDIAREQDKEVAFEMTGENVELDRSILDRIGDPLIHLVRNAVDHGIEPPEAREEADKPREGTVAVTADRSRDRVTITVSDDGSGLDPDRLRSEAVAANLLSEDEAADLSDDEVYELIFHPGLSTADEVTDVSGRGVGMDVVNRTIEDLEGTVEIDSEEGAGTTVTMTLPVSVAIDDILFVECGGEEFGVPTKAVDDVEDATVIEIVDGEPVLSDEGDEGEGDDCPVVQLDELLDTPRAGANGNGMVVRIRDEVRPIALHCDHVHGQQEVVVKPFEGFMRDIPGLSGATVRGRGEVVNILDVTTL, encoded by the coding sequence ATGACTGATTATGTGACCGACTTCGTTCAGGAGAGCGACGAACAAATCACGGAGTTGAACAACGCACTGCTCACGCTGGAACGCGATCCCGACGACGACGAGGCGATGGAGAACATCTTCCGTATCGCCCACACGCTCAAGGGGAACTGCGGTGCGATGGGCCTCGAGTCGGCCAGCGATCTCGCCCACGCGATCGAAGATCTCCTCGACGCAGTCCGGACCGGCGCCCTCGACGTGACGCCGGAGTTGATGGACGTCGTCTTCGACGCCGTCGACGAACTCGAGACGATGATCGACGAGGTCGAGGCGACCGGCGAGATCGAGACCGATCCGTCGGCGACCATCGAGGCGCTCCGGAGCCAATTCGAGAAGCCGTCCGGGTCCCCGTCGATCGACCCGCCGAGCGAGAGCGAGATCGACGACGTCCTCGCGCGGTTCGATCCGCCGGCCGACGATGACCACGATGCGTATTTCGTACGGCTCGCGATCACTCCGGACGACGAGGTCAACAACGGGGCGCTGGTCGTCGAGGCACTCATCGACGCGTTCGACCTGATCGGGACCGATCCCGGGCGCGATCGGATCGACGCCGACAGGTACGGCGGGAGCTTCGACGCCGCCTTCGGCAGCGCCGTCGGCGAGAGCGCGATCAGGTCCGGGCTGGAACCGGTCGACGAGGTCGCTGACTTCGAAATCGTCAACGTAACCGGTCGATTCGACGCGGCCGGCGCATCCGGGTCCGACGCGAGGGCCGAAGGCACCGCTCTCGGGTCCGGGACCGACGCCGAAGACGGGGACTCCTCCGACGAACTCTCCAACGAAGAGGCCCAGAATCTCGACGTCGACGAACTGCTCGACGAGTTCGACGAGTTCGACGACCTGGACGAGAAGGTCGAAGAACTCGAGGACGACGACCTGGAGCCGTTCGAGAATATGGGCGACGCCGGGTCCTTCGACGACCTCCTCGACGAGCACGACACCGACGCGGGGCCAGGCGAGCCATCGGTCGATGCCGGGCCCCAGGAAGACGGATCGGCGGTCGACGACGCGGCCGAGGGGGCCGACGACGAAGTCGACGACGCCAGTGCGGTCTTCGAGGAACTGAAAGACGAGGTCGAGATGGTCGGGTTCGACGAACTCCAGGACGAACTCGAGGAACTGGAGTTCGACGAGTTCGACGACGAAGACGAGGTCGAGATGGACGACCTGCTCGGTGACGACGTCGACCTCGACGACGACTCGTTCCTTCTGGACGACCCGTCGGACGAGGCGATCGACGACGTGCTCGTCGACGCGGATTCGTCGGTCGAAGCCGACGACGCACTGGTCGCTGACTCGATCGAGTCCGCGGACAGCACAGAGACTACGACCGAATCTGACGGCGCGGTCGACGAATCCGGACCGGATCCGGATCCCGCCTTCGACGGTGACGAGTCCGCGGAAGCGGAGGCGTCGGCCGATCGATCGATCGACGATGCCTCGGCCGAAGACGACTCCGAACCGACAGCCGACGAGCAGACGGCCGACGAATCGGCCGAAGACGACTCCGCCCAGGACGACGGACCCGAAGACGCACCGACAGCCGACGAAACCCACGACGCACCTGCCGCCGGTTTCGACGATGCGGACGACGAGTTCGCGGGTACGACGGCTGTCGCGGACGACGCCTCCGGAACCGCGGACGAAGACGATGGGGATGCCGTCGCGGACGACGACCCCTTCGAAGACGACGCCGCTGGGACGGATTTCGACGACGAAGTCGCGGAGTACGATGACGGATCCTTCGAGACGACCGGGGCCGACTTCGAGGGGGCCGACGCGAGCGCGATCGATTCGACGGACTTCGCGGTCGACGAGGAGGACGAGTTCGGCACCGATGCGGCCGACGACACGTTCGCCGACGAGCCGTTCGAGGACGACACGGCCGACCAATCGATCGCGGACGACGAGTTCGATACGACGGAGGCGTCGTTCGACGCGGCCGACGCGTCGGTCGATTCCTTCGGGGCCGACGCAGTCGACACGGACGGCGACGACGTCGTCAGGATCGTCGACGAACCGGACCTCGAGATTCCGGACATCACCGTTCCGGAACCGTCCGATCGGCCGGACGCCGAGGAGCAGACCGGCGAAATTCAGTCGATCCGCGTCGACGTCGAACAGATCGACTCGCTGCTGACGCTCGTCGAGGGACTGGTCACGAGTCGCGTCCGACTCCGGCACGCGATCGATGAAGGGGAGGACTTGCAGACGATCGCGAAGGAACTCGACGATCTGGAGGACCTGACGACTGACCTCCAGGAGACGGTGATGGACGTCCGTCTCGTGCCGCTGGAGACGGTCGCAAACCGTCTGCCACGCGTGGTGCGCGACATCGCGCGCGAACAGGACAAGGAGGTCGCGTTCGAGATGACCGGCGAGAACGTCGAACTCGATCGCAGCATCCTCGATCGGATCGGCGACCCGCTCATTCATCTGGTTCGCAACGCCGTCGACCACGGGATCGAGCCACCCGAAGCGCGGGAGGAAGCCGACAAGCCCCGGGAGGGGACCGTGGCGGTGACCGCCGATCGATCGCGTGACCGGGTCACGATCACGGTCTCCGACGACGGGAGTGGCCTCGATCCGGATCGCCTGCGATCCGAAGCCGTCGCGGCGAACCTCCTCTCCGAGGACGAGGCGGCCGACCTCTCGGACGACGAGGTGTACGAACTCATCTTCCATCCCGGCCTCTCGACGGCCGACGAGGTGACGGACGTCAGCGGCCGCGGCGTCGGGATGGACGTCGTCAACCGGACGATCGAGGACCTGGAAGGGACGGTCGAGATCGACAGCGAGGAAGGTGCCGGGACGACGGTGACGATGACGCTGCCGGTGTCGGTCGCGATCGACGACATCCTCTTCGTCGAGTGTGGCGGCGAGGAGTTCGGCGTCCCGACCAAGGCGGTCGACGACGTCGAAGATGCGACCGTGATCGAGATCGTCGACGGGGAACCCGTCCTCTCCGACGAGGGCGACGAGGGTGAGGGCGATGACTGTCCCGTCGTGCAACTCGACGAGTTGCTCGACACCCCACGTGCCGGTGCCAACGGCAACGGAATGGTCGTTCGGATCCGCGACGAGGTACGGCCGATCGCGCTACACTGTGATCACGTACACGGCCAGCAGGAGGTCGTCGTCAAGCCCTTCGAAGGCTTCATGCGTGACATCCCCGGACTCAGTGGGGCAACGGTGCGGGGTCGGGGAGAGGTAGTCAACATCTTGGACGTGACGACACTATGA
- a CDS encoding chemotaxis protein CheC, translating into MTMKVDIRKLSFINEMAKVGTNGVADNMSKLTGEDAQMEVTKTNFIDVDDIGSQLEPGKRVGVRVRLLDPPHGHILVLFPEASAKKITAIMLRDVVDDMSDVSGKMARSAVEEMGNMMASGFIDGWADVLGRAIDIAAPQLVYAPAGDIVTRTASLGGDDLALFFDSDLTVPSYQIEAEIYAFPDLGEFVEMVNGIEVQPA; encoded by the coding sequence ATGACGATGAAAGTCGACATTCGGAAGCTGAGTTTCATCAACGAAATGGCAAAGGTCGGTACGAACGGCGTCGCCGACAACATGAGCAAACTGACGGGCGAGGACGCCCAGATGGAGGTCACGAAGACGAACTTCATCGACGTCGACGACATCGGGAGTCAACTCGAACCCGGGAAACGGGTCGGCGTCCGCGTCCGACTGCTCGACCCGCCCCACGGCCACATCCTCGTCCTGTTCCCTGAGGCGAGCGCGAAGAAGATCACGGCGATCATGCTTCGAGACGTCGTCGACGACATGTCCGACGTCTCCGGCAAGATGGCCAGAAGCGCCGTCGAGGAGATGGGCAACATGATGGCGAGTGGCTTCATCGACGGCTGGGCCGACGTGCTCGGGCGTGCGATCGATATCGCTGCACCGCAACTGGTGTACGCGCCGGCGGGTGATATCGTCACCCGGACGGCCAGTCTCGGCGGTGACGACCTCGCGCTGTTCTTCGACTCCGATCTGACCGTGCCGAGCTACCAGATCGAAGCGGAGATCTACGCGTTCCCGGACCTGGGAGAGTTCGTCGAAATGGTCAACGGTATCGAAGTCCAGCCCGCATGA